The Acanthopagrus latus isolate v.2019 chromosome 1, fAcaLat1.1, whole genome shotgun sequence genomic interval TCAGGGTGGACGAGTCTTTTTACTTGCATTACAGTGACAATCAGAAATTTTGACTTCTGACTGTGTTCAAAGTGTATTTGCTATTAACACCAGTATTCTGACATGATTAAAGATGTTGGCCACTGGGGAAATTAGAGCCAGATAAGCAgtacattttcactgaaaacatcaaacacCATAACTTGTATCTGACTACTTTATGAAGTAGAGGACAAACAATGTTTCCCAAACCTATTTTGTATGATTTCCTACATTTTCATTACCAATTAATTTACAAGTTCATGTACCTAAAATTTGGGATAATGGCATGatcttttcttgtttaaaatTACAAGACAGgtgtgaaacaaaacataaacccAGTTTTATTATAGTGGGAGGGCTACACTTTTTCTTCAAATCATATCTTCCATACTTTTGAAGTTTCCccaagatatttaaaaaaaaaaatactttttggATAATGACAATGAAGAGGGGGACAGGAAAGGGGGAATCAGAGGGGTATGACATGGAATGAAGGTCTGTGGCtggaattgaaccagcaacttATAAGCGGGCAGCCAGTGTGACTATTCAGCTGCCAAGGCACTCccaaaacaataaactttaaTCTTGTGCTGTTGTTGCGAGTGTACCTGGTTCTCAACCAGCATGGCGATGTCAACAAACATGTCATGGAGCTCTTTGATGCTGCTTTCCAGTCTCATGATGTCTTTGTGACGAGCTTCAATCTCATTCAGGGCCTGCTGGTTGATCTTAGAGTCCATGATCTGCGCAGGGAGGGGATTTGTTGTGAAGGATTAAATGATAAGAGAAGATCAGAGGAGAGCAAGATATTATTTCACCAAAAATAGGTGAGAATTATGTGTCTTACTACTTCCCACAATAGCAGAATGACATAATAACGTACACACTCAAACATATGGTGAAATATCTGATACCAGATTGTAGAATTGAGaatgttgtgttatgttgaGTGATGTCCTCCAGGTAGCAGCATAGCCTAGGCCAAATGTTATTTACCCAATAGTCTGTCTATAGCGCCACCACATGGCATGTTGTTGATTTCTTGACATGTTCCTGTTACTGAGAAGTTCCCCAGTAAACCAGCCACAACTGACCTCCAGTGTCCGTCCATTTTTTTAGTTATATCATAAAGATATTACACAGATAATCTCAACAAAGGCAAAGCCTGCACAGTATATTTAATACCTCCATTGAAGTCCTGCAAAATAGCTGTAAAACTCATCATGTTGCAGGTGACAGTGTGCCAGAGAGCTGATGATTAAACAATATGCACACATAATACATATGTACACTTTGCATTATCCAgttcaaaacaacaagaaagaaaTTTCTACAGAGTAGAATCTACCTGTGTGACGGTAGGTGGCAGCTGAATGGACATGAAACTTAaggaagtaaaataaaaaatggggCGATGTGTAGTGGAAACTCAGCAAATAAATCATGACACCGATGAAGCATGTGACCTGAATGTCCACTAAGGTTTCTGCTCCACTGAAGTGGTGAAAAAATCATCAGAGAAAAGAGGACTTTTACACATTAATATATAACACCGGCAGATATACAAGAATAGGGTATGAGAAATGTCCATAACACTGTCTGAAAGTGTCCTCTAATGTCCTGTTTGGTCTGACCTAAAGTCTaacaagcaaacacactcatgtaagacaagaaaaaggaaaactatTTGAGATGCTGGAAACACTgaattgttgtatttttgcttGACAATTTCTTCAGATCAACAAACTGCTGGCCTTACCCCAGCAGTAAAGACAGCTGAGTTGCCTCCCTCCAACATCTCTTCCAGCTCTTCATCAGTTGTTGCTTTCCCCGCTGTGACAGAAAGAACAGTTTTACGagtgttttaaataaatatttgtaaacAGCTGGTTAAATACAGACAGTACTGACAGAGAAACAATGACATATCAAACTGTCAGTGCACTGAGTTGTaaacagaaaagacattttgtacTATGTCATGATTCTGGATTTAgtttagttatttcctgttttattttgaaagttccATATTTGCCATCACATGTTCCATTGTTTtacttcatgtttctgtcttgCTTTCCTGCTTTTTGTGATTGTCCTGATTAGTTTCACCTATCCCTGATTAGCCTGTGTATTTAGTCTTTTCAGCTCTCagtttttttgcatttgctgTCTGTGCTCCTGCCTGGGTTCCCCGTACCTTatcagtttgttcttttttttttttttttgttgcctgtctgtttttgtttacctgATTCAGCTTTGCATTTATCATTTCCAGAGTATAACATAAGGATATTGTCCACATTTGCCTTTTAACACATGCAGATCACAACAAGAGGTTGTCTGTGTCAGATGCAAGAGGCAGGATATGAAGCAAAAATGGACAAAGTCTCTCCCTGGATCTGACTGACGATACCGGTGCTGGTCTGACCCACCAGAAGTTTGCAAATCTCTTCACCTCTCCAGTTCATAAATCCACAGTTATAGTGAATATGTGAAAAGGTTTTTATGAGTGTGTGCAAAAGAGGACTGTTGGGCTTTTGCAGGGGTGTACACTCTACTGAGTACCATTCTAGTTACCACATGTAATAACTCACTGATCTCCAGCTGTCGGGCAATTCGTCCTTTGCTCTTATCTCTGAAGTCAACTTGAGCCTCGTTGTATTTTGTCATCACCTCTACAAACTTCTTGGCCAGGATCGCATGCTGGGGTAAGGAAAATGCAGATGACTTGTTAACTGACTTTAAAAAGTAAGAGAGTCTTTAATTGCTGTCATATTTAACATGTGATTATGTAGACTGGAGTTTCCCCTgcatgtcattaaaaaaaagaaacaattttcCAGTTTACAGTCGTACAAAGCCTCTAGGATTTGAGAAGGCTGAAGGATATCATCGTCTTTATAAAACCATAGTAAATGTGAGTGTTGCCTCCAAATTTTCAGTCATGCAAAGTTGTAAGAACCTCTCcaattatcatttttatcataTAACTCTAAAACTATAGGAAAATCATTGATACTTGATACAGCATTGGTGGAGGAGCTacattcattcctatgaaagctacacagtggtgcatgaagccaaagAAGATTGACTTCCTGGATGTAAAACTATTTAGCTCTTTGAAGTAATCTCATTACTTACATTGTACGGCCCATAGAGCATCCCCATAGAGCGTCCCCACTAGAAACTTCAACAGGTCAGGACAGGTTTGGTCAAAAAACCTTTACTGTTTTACAGCCTCTTCTgtcacaatgtaagcttatgggaaaaggCTTTTTGGCCCAGTGTGCATTACATGACGTTATCACAAGGTTTTGACACTTTGTCATAGTGGCTTCAAAGTAAGGATGTTCCATTAAATCTAGACACAGCATTGGAGGAAAAGCCCCATCAATTCCTATGAACGCTGCTCAGTGGCAAAATGGCTCGACTTGCCCTGGTATACCGACTTCCAGTTGAGCATCGGGTTAACTTGAGTaaagataaaaatgatttaattatgCAGCTCTCctagactttccaaatttcACTGTACTGAATAACAAAAATTCTGAGCCACTTTGCATGGAaagtgacacagaaacaaaaatatacCCACCATTTTACAGATGCGTCTTTCACAATGAAACTTTTTCAAAGTCTGGCactcttcctgggggcttgcCTCCATGTTTTACCATCATGCTTCTATACTAGCCCAGAATAGATAATATAAACCCTGGCTCTAGATAGTcgcttgtgtttttcatgtttttagttGTCTCGCTACACTCACTGCTTGATActactaaatcctacacattaGCCCTCAGTCTTCAGTGATACATCTTTGCACTGATCTGTGTGAAATCAGCCAGACCTGCTGTCTGAACCAGATCGGAAACTCCTGAACATCACTGCTCTAATGGAGGTGAAGAgtcattttatacatttcatatcaaatatttcctaaaaagaaaatgtgttagcatttagcattttgGTAGCATTTCCAGAgagtgctgaaaaacaaacactaaagtCAGTAAGTATGGTATGATACACTGTCAGAGCTTCTGGTTTGCTCCATTAAATATGATACATGGTATACATAATGCTAAGTCAGTTTCACAATAAATCAACAGTTTCCCTCAAGTAGTTTCATCGCAGTATTTCTACATTTGTATTGCTTGTTTTAGAGTATTTTGCATATGGATTAAAAGTGAAACCCTCCTCTATTCACAGAGGGCACCAGCGGTCATagtgcaaatacaaaaatagtTAGCAGTTTTTGGAGTAGGTGTTTCTCAGCCTTCTACAAATGGGAAGAAGAATGAGAACTTCCACCTCCTCACAGAATGTAAGAATCTGTAAACTTTGAGCTCCAGTTTTACATATAGATTGATTTAATGTTGGTGATGTTTTCTGACCTGTGATTTGCGTATTCTGAGGTCAGCTGAGGCCCTCTCGTCTGTGTTTGACTCAAGCTGGCGCTCAATAGCTGATgcgcatgtacacacacacatacacacaaacacaaagagagacacaaagagagacaaaagacagTGAACAAATATTAATGTCATTCTTCTGTTACACTGAATGAGACATCCACAGATATAAGATGAGATGACTTCCAGTTTGTCTTGTTCAGAAAACTGTGCACATCGAGCACAACATCAAGTTTTATTAAACTAAAAGAAAGAATCTGGATCATAATTACACTATCATTAAATATGTATCTACTGAAGCATGACATGCGTTTAGCCAGGGAGGAGTGAAAGACAGACAATAATAACACTTGAGAATCTCTTCCACCTGCTCATTGTCTCCATACATAATCTTGTGTTAATTGGGAACAATTTGCTGGCATcagtagaaaacaaacaaacaaacaaaaagtgagcCTGAatagaaagcaaaaaaaagaacaaatactGACTCTTGAGTTTGTTTCTTGCATTGTTGGCTGACTTCTTGATCTCATTAGTGAGGGCTTCAACATCATCCTGTGTTtctgagagagagtgagagcagatTGTGAACAGTTAGGAAGAGTAAAAAGTTGTGAatatgtctatgtgtgtgtgtgtgtgtgtgtgtgtgtgtgtgtgtgtgtgtgtgtgtgtgtgtcagagacaCTTACTCTGGTCAGATGTGGGGGCTGACAAGATGGTCGAGtagaatttttttatttctgtgacgCTCTCATCAATCTTGTCAATGCTGGTACGGATATCTTCAATCTGCAAGACACAaaagcatacacacaaacacacacagatcagtaaGCAATAAGTATTTACacataattttttaaaatacattgtCTTATAAGAAATGAGGGGaatatacagacagacagacagatggacagatggacagaccAAAAGAGAATACCTGAGCAAAGAAATCATCCATGAACGCCTCATTCTCCACAGGAACCTCAACGTCATCACCTCCAGCATCACTCTtctgttaaacacacaaattcaGAAGGTTGATATAGCTGTATAGTTGTTAACGTCTTGAAATcttgatgttgttgttgctgctgaaatTGTTATATAGTATACTGAACATATCGGTTAAATAcgtttgttttttacatcaCTGTATTGTGCTTATTTTCTAACACGTTATCTCTGTGTCATGTACAATAGCCTTTAACTAACCATGGTGTAGctaatgagagagagggggggagaaagcGATGCCCCAGTAGTTCCATCTTTAGACTAACAGCTGTCCTGAAGCAGTTCTGGTTCTAAACATGTCCTCATTTTCAGAAGTGTAAAACAGGTCTCATCTTCATAATCACCTTCTGTTTCCACcacatattttaaattatgGCGACAGCGTTCCCTCCCGTTATTTCCAAGACAGCTACTCATCTAGCTCCCCGTGTTGCTGGTGCGCACAGTTCGTGCGTGCCACGGTCACGTGAAGCCGGCTCAGGTTCAATAAATGTGTATTTCGCACGCGCTACTGTCCTTTCTAAGCACACGTGAAGATAGTGAATTAACAGTCCTGAGCCTGACATGGAATCATACTGAATCATTTGATGATGACTGCAGGCTTGTCCgttttcaaacatttacaagTAAGATACATTCATAAAATGTCATAGAACAAGCTTATGTGTCAAAATACAGTCTTCTGTATCAGATCTGTTCCTACATATGTCAAACACTCGACTCTTATGTAATAAGATAAAGTTCACATTTGGTTTAAGTTAGTCTCTGTCTTGTTGAAATATGCTGTAGTTTGATGATATTGATAAGCTAATCTTTAACTGTCATCAGAAACATTCCACCCAGACTGAAccacagttcacacacacacacacacacacacacacacacacacacacacacacacacacacacacacacacacacacacacacacacacacacacacacacatagacattAGACTGCTGAGAGTAAAGTCATATTACAGGGTACTAGCAGTGCTTCAGGGCCTGTGTGAGCAACAGGTGCAAACTACTAACAGACTACAGTCTACCTCCTACCTCCTTCAGCTGTGCCAGACGGTCCTTCATCTTGAAAAgtaatagatagatagatagatagatagatagatagatagatagatagatagatagatagatagatagatagatcgatagatagatagatagacagatagatagatgacAACCTCACAGGTCTGCACAACGGGGTCTTATCTAGCCTACTACAACTACTTAAATGGCCTCTAAATTAGCTCAGTGGAAATGACTAGCATTGCTCCCTAAATTAATCCAGGAGATGTGACCCGGAGACAGCTgtcagagccagaggaagagCTGCAGACATAAAGGTGAGTTAGTTAGAAGAAAGAATGAATCCAAAGCAAGAGATGAATAGTAGGTGCTGGTTGTTTGGATGTTCCTCTCTGAAGCAGTATTGTGACCTGAAGTCCCACTAAGCCTCATCCTCTAAGAACGGATTAGGGCAACCGAGTGCAGGATGATAAACCTCCCCCTCGTCCCTCCCACATCGTCTGTAAACTACCATCCGTAGCCCTGAGGTCTATTCAATGAACGATTAATAACCGAAAATATTATTTCACTAATACTTATTGTAGGCTGTATTTCAATAATactattaaaatgttgatggtattataaaaataacaatttaacaTGCATGCTATAAAAGAGTGGATTATTACTGTGTTGTGCAGtagcacaaaaaaaagcaaacctcCACATGAGAAGACATTCAGTAAGTCAGTAATTAAagtattgtgtattttttgtatctttggagaataaattcaaactcagaatgttaatatttacatattaatgaggtaataatacattCTTTTCTACAAgtgaatcaacaagctgttcgCAGAAGGAAATAAGTTCCCAGAACACTGattgaagttagaaaggtggcagggtttaccacatataaacaaagcgTAACATTGTtgttatatgttgttttgtcctttaagctcaatttgtttattctgtttaatcGGTCATGAAAcagaaagttttatttatttattttgtttctttgggccaatgaagatcttcatcttctgattaacatttctttaagaGAACTacaaagtgctcctttaaaattAACACTGGTGTAATCAGGAACACTGGAGAATATGTTGTTGAAGCTGAGTTGGGGTGAAATACCCATGAGGTCCCATGAAGGAAACCGCAGAGGGGCGTAGTCCCGGCTCTCTATGTAATGTGATTAACCTTGTTTCCGACGGTACCCTGAAGGCAGCAGCGACTTGGCTGCTCTTCCAGTCCAGACAGAGGGGTCTGGGTCCAGCGGGGTGTCCGCGACAGACTAACCCACAACTGTGTTTTGAGTTCTGATCAGATGGACTGCCTGCACCTGAAGGTAAGTGAGACAGGCTCACGCTGTGGTTTGCATTACCTTGATTTTTGAAGATATTTGAGACATTTGTTTCCAGCGTCCACCATAATAACCAACTGGTTCGATTAACGTGTACTGCGCTTAAATGTAGGGGCTGCTCGGTGAGCTCTGATGGCCACTAATGCACTTGAATGGCTGTGTTTGACAGGAGCGATGAAGCCTTCTGTAGGATCAGACATATTATACGATTCGTCACGTTGTTTAGACAAGTGTAGGTGCACTAGTACGGAGAACAGTGTGGTGAGGCTGTTTGAGCCTTCAAGCAGCCTCGCTGAGCAGAGACCCTTTGGACATATACCAGAGACTCGCTCCGCTCTGCCTGCTGGTATATGTCCAAAGGCACATCCAAGATTTTCTCCCCCGTGCAGCTGGCTCGGTGtcaacctctcctctcctctcctctctgaatgTCACACTACTTATTTGTTAACGTTTCATACTGTAGATACAACAACTAGTGGGACGCATCCCTCCTTTGTCTGATCACGTTTATCTGGCATTTGTGTAACAGGGTGGGGCCACTGCGCCTCCGCCTAGGCCGGGCCTGTGAGGCGTTCAAGACTGTCGAAAATATAACAGGTTTACACTTGCCATTGATTTCGCTTAATTTAGAGatactagtgcagtgcccgtaggAGATATGTATTCCTAttgaaaagtgggaggttaagtagctttttcatggatggccaaatgaggctgtgtatggagagaattttgttcctttattattcagtcaaataaaatagatttgaaaccaaaaaagagatttgagagcaaaaaagcGCAAGtggcaatcttttttttttttttttttttttttagatcgaAACAGAATAGGtcgcaaatgaaaaaaaaagtttaatcaaaATTAATGTTTGCAAGTAAAGACATATGACCATTTTGCTtataaatcagtcctctttgctttcaagttaaaaacctttgcttgcaaatcagtcctctttgttttcaagttaaaaacctttgcttgcaaatcagtcctctttgcttgtgagttacaaagttttgtttgcaaatcagtcctctttgcttgcCAGTTCTAAAGTTTTACTTGCAAATTCAACTGCACTTGATGGGCGTTGGTGGATGAGAGAAGAGTTTCTATTGGTTTGTTTGACCTGGCCCCAGCGCCAGCTACGTCTTCTGCATTACACCCACTTCTCCCTTGTGCAGTGCTGCTTGGAGGCAAGTCTGTTGCTCTTGAAACGTATCCCATAAGTAATGAATTGCGCTATATGTCGTTTGCTACAGCCTGCCAtacattcacaacaacacaagtaatgAATTATAATCTTCTTGCTGCAATCACACTGATTAGCAGCAACATGGTTGTCTCTGCTAGTCACGGCTGAATAAAGGCTGCGCGTCGGACGGTTCTTAAGCCTCTGCGTCGTCCATTTACTTATGTTTATGGATACCTcgtcgggcattatcccttacatgtTGCATGGTACTCGCAGTGCCAAAACATCACTGTTCCTACACAACAGTACTGTCAGCCGGGGGATGGACGGACGGAGAAgaccgcggcagcccacaaacacccggGCTGCTTGTGGGCTGaaatgtgcatacattttttaagaatttacaaagttatatg includes:
- the zgc:165520 gene encoding syntaxin-3 isoform X1: MWWKQKKSDAGGDDVEVPVENEAFMDDFFAQIEDIRTSIDKIDESVTEIKKFYSTILSAPTSDQKTQDDVEALTNEIKKSANNARNKLKTIERQLESNTDERASADLRIRKSQHAILAKKFVEVMTKYNEAQVDFRDKSKGRIARQLEITGKATTDEELEEMLEGGNSAVFTAGIMDSKINQQALNEIEARHKDIMRLESSIKELHDMFVDIAMLVENQGGMIDRIESNMDQSVGFVERAVADTKKAAKFQQEARRKQMMIFCCCVVLALILGSFLYSFIK
- the zgc:165520 gene encoding syntaxin-3 isoform X2 — protein: MKSDAGGDDVEVPVENEAFMDDFFAQIEDIRTSIDKIDESVTEIKKFYSTILSAPTSDQKTQDDVEALTNEIKKSANNARNKLKTIERQLESNTDERASADLRIRKSQHAILAKKFVEVMTKYNEAQVDFRDKSKGRIARQLEITGKATTDEELEEMLEGGNSAVFTAGIMDSKINQQALNEIEARHKDIMRLESSIKELHDMFVDIAMLVENQGGMIDRIESNMDQSVGFVERAVADTKKAAKFQQEARRKQMMIFCCCVVLALILGSFLYSFIK